A single window of Haliotis asinina isolate JCU_RB_2024 chromosome 5, JCU_Hal_asi_v2, whole genome shotgun sequence DNA harbors:
- the LOC137283219 gene encoding rhodopsin, GQ-coupled-like: MGLLPKGRCRAEPAKNLPVHVTTQHCGRLQNDCVPSSKYGFRSLRTSSNLFITNLAVADLLMSSVDFPLFVASSYSSRWIFGSTVCLMYGATTGVAGLVTINTLAAISLDRFTAVVTRLNPRHGLSKTKTIICIVLIWAYSGAWACAPLFGWSKYMLERIGTTCTFDYLTQTWKNRSFVLSILVGNFVLPLSIIIYSYTRILTAMASIRRGLQSHSAEISIGTRRQRYFFKAEVKTTIIVIVIILFFCLSWMPYVIVALIGLFGDQSVITPLTAVIPSIVAKTSTVSNPILYSISHPKVRKRIKRLFSSVFRQGSLRNSNNSPSPSQEVPQFFL, translated from the exons atgggacttctcccaaaGGGGCGCTGCCGTGCCGAACCGGCAAAGAACTTGCCGGTCCATGTTACAACCCAACACTGCGGCCGTCTGCAGAACGACTGTGTTCCCAGCAGTAAATATGG ATTCCGAAGTTTAAGGACGTCTTCCAATCTGTTCATCACCAATCTAGCTGTTGCTGATCTCCTTATGAGTTCAGTGGACTTCCCGCTGTTTGTTGCCTCCAGTTATTCTTCCAGGTGGATCTTTGGTTCAACAG tttgccTGATGTATGGAGCCACTACTGGCGTCGCTGGGTTGGTTACAATTAATACTCTGGCTGCTATATCTCTGGACAGATTTACAGCTGTGGTGACTCGACTGAACCCTCGTCATGGACTTTCCAAAACAAAGACAATTATATGCATTGTCCTCATCTGGGCATACTCCGGGGCTTGGGCGTGCGCACCTTTGTTTGGATGGAGTAAGTACATGCTGGAAAGAATTGGAACAACTTGTACATTTGACTACCTGACCCAAACGTGGAAAAACCGATCCTTTGTTTTGTCAATCCTCGTGGGCAACTTTGTTCTTCCGCTCAGTATCATCATCTATTCCTATACAAGGATACTGACAGCAATGGCCTCTATACGGAGAGGACTACAAAGCCATTCTGCAGAAATCTCAATAGGAACTCGAAGACAACGGTACTTCTTCAAGGCCGAGGTGAAAACAACCATtattgtcatcgtcatcatcctCTTTTTCTGTCTTTCATGGATGCCGTATGTTATCGTGGCTTTGATTGGTCTATTCGGAGACCAGTCGGTCATCACACCACTGACCGCAGTCATTCCAAGCATTGTGGCCAAAACCTCCACTGTATCTAACCCTATCCTCTACTCAATCAGTCATCCGAAAGTACGAAAGAGGATCAAACGACTTTTCTCTTCTGTGTTCAGACAAGGTTCTCTGAGGAACTCTAATAATAGCCCATCACCATCGCAGGAGGTTCCCCAGTTCTTTCTTTAA